The nucleotide window TATATGCTCCAGAATTTTCCTTGAAACAGTTTCCACCATCACCGGTAGTGCTGCAAAAGAAGTAGAgatgtgttaaagaaaaaaaacagggtCACACAATTACACGGAACTCAGATACCTATATAAAAGTCCCAGGACATCACATGCACTGACAAAAGGAAAATTTAGGGTTCAATAAAGAAGCAGATAATTGCTATGCAGATTAAGTCTTTTAAGAAAAAGTTCTACTATGCAGATTACAGTTGCTAGCTTAGCAAAAGACTCAAAGCCATATGAGCATGATCAATGGCACgtaattactattttatttgaCATGAAAAACAATTGTTGAGGCCCATTTGAGAGACAAGAGTGAGAGATTCCTGTATGGTTAATAGTCAGTTAATGCATCAGAGCGAGGCAAAGACTGCCACATAACGTCAAAGAAACTGAGGATGCCAAACTGTGGAAAAAAGTAGTAACTTCACACACACAAACAGAAAGGAACATGCAATGGAAGAGCATGTCAAAAGCTaggaaacaaaaatacaaagttaGATCAGCCAATTACAAAGAAATGTTTAGATCCAGCCTAACTGCTTGCAAATAAATCAACAGACTTACATTAGATATTGGAATTGAGACTTCTGCACATGTAAACAGGGGCATAGACACAGATGGACTTGACAACAAGGCACAAGTTTCGATGAGATATCTTccaaacaaaatactaaaatagCAATTAACTTGTGATTAGATGTTAACCTGCAAATGCCCCTTTTGAGAGATCTATGAGGTCtctaaggggaaaaaaatcattgctTTCAAGAAGATATCTTCGAGAACCGAGTACTTTGTTGATGGTCCTGCGGAATGGACATCGAACATATTGAAGCATAGTTCCAATTTTTTTCCTGACACCCATAATATGGTGCAAGGCTGGGACCTTGGAGAATAAGAGAGGATTGACTGCGCTTACACAAAGCATGGGCTGcaaaagaaaattcattaaGGGTAACTGGCAAAAACTTAGATACGAACTCTGTGCATTGAATTGGAAGCTCAATATGGATCTATAATACTTGAAGTGGTGAAACATCAATGACACATGCATGTGTTACTATCTAAATGAAGAATTTAGGGAACTAAAAATTAGATTGATACCCCAAGCATACAAAAACtaacaattaaatcaaaatttccaAGCATATAGACATGTGACAACCTGGAATGGGGTAGGCATCTACAATCATCATTCTTACTAGCATGTCAAATCTTACCAAATATAGTCAAGGAAATGCTAGACAGTTGGATCATCAGTTAAAAATTGACTTCTGGCCCATTATAGTATGTAAGCAAGCACAAAAATGTGCTTGACAAACTTATACATTTCATGATTTTGTGTCAGTTATTTATCTATCCCTTGATTTTGACAATATCATCCAACCAAGAAGCATCCAATTATGCAGAGATTCTACAAATGACAACAGAAGAACCACTTCTCAAAATACCTGCTCATGGATGGAATCCAAGTATGACTTGGCCAGATGAGAAACTGGGTATTGATTAAAATCCCAATAATGTAGAACTCTTGCTGGCAAAACTGCAGTCTCGTTTGTGTGGCATGAAGAACAAAATAACTGACCAGTATACTCGCAAAGCCGAGGCTTTCCCCACCCAAGTGTCTGTACAAAGTCCTGCATTAATGTCATACCATCATCAAAATGCTTGTGGCATCCAGCACAAGTATAATGTTGCACTTCTAGCATCTGTTTAGTAGATTTGTGTGGCTGGATTTCAACAATAAGTGATATTGTCTTCCCTAAAGTGGAAATATTTCCTGCATCTGCCCCTTTGTTAGAAAATATAGACCGAGCAACTGGCATTCTTGCTGCAGGGGAACTAGGAAATGAACCTTGAGGACACAAGAACCAAACCAGTGCACTTGGGGGACTGGAAAAGAACCCAGAATGGATAGTTGAATGTAAACACTCCTTAATAAGAACACTTCTCTCAGAAACAACATCTGGAGATGCATTCCCGAATATTTTTCTAGATTCCTTTTCCACAGAGGACCAAGGAGAAGGAAGAGTCCAGCCCTGGTCAGCAAATAATGATTTCAGCCTGCGATAGAGCGTATGGAAATCACGATACCTGCGTTCAACCTCCCACTGGTCTTTGCCACTCCATACCCTTATTATATACATGGTGTATTCCTTCACTCCAACCAATCTTTCACTAAGGGAGACATCTCCTTTCTTCTGCTTTGCTCCTACCACTTCAACCCTATCAATTCTCTTTGGATGTGTAATTAGCGGGTAAGCCTCGTTGGTACCAGAAGTAGAAGCAGTTGGCCCACCATCTCTTAGCGGCAGTAATAGCTGTGGCTGAAACAAATGATTACCCTGAGGAAATCTAGCCCCTGGAGACTCACCGGAGTCAAGTAAAATTTCTTCCATTTCATTGACAATCTCATCGTAAAATTCAATAAGCTCAAAATTCTCTGCCTGCAAGAGAATTTAGGAAACGGATTAGAATAGATGCAGGTTAAAAAGCAACTTGAGAGCAACGCTGGAAATAGATTCCCTGCAGTCAAATAAAAAGGCAGCTAGCCACTAGAAAAACACACTTTGCGAAAAAACACTTTTGCAACAGATTGGTCACTGTATTGCTTCAAACTCCTCCAAACAATTACACCATgacaaaaactataataattccAAATCGCCAACACAAAGCAATTtacttcaaatttaaaagaaacacaaattaTAAGCATAAGATGATGCTATATCAGAATATGGGTCATCCAAAAGACTTCACAGGTTTGGCAGTAAGTTGTGTTTCCATTGGAGCTCAGCACATATACTTACATGCAAGCAATCTCGTTAAAAAGTTTGATAGTATCAGATTTCAAACATGTAGATACTTAAAATACATATCCATGCTCCAAAATACGTACAAGCCTGATTCTAGAACTGAGTTTTTATACAAGAACACACATGTAACGCATGTTCCTTAAAACATTGCCAAGCAGATAATGCAAGTGAAAGTGTCAAATCCCATTTCCATCCCTGAAAGATTCTTTTCTGTGTGCTATACATGATAACCAAGCATAAAAAGTAACAAGACATCTAAAGGACATCTACAAATTGGTTCTATAATTTATAAACTTAGGAGGGTTGTAGAACTAATGTTACTAATCTGGTGCTTACGGAGAAGAAACTTATCATTAAGTTACCATGGAGACTAACCTTAACCACTGCAGAATGGTCTTCATAAAGAATCACAGAACCAGGAGCATTCTCTGATgcttttttcatgttattttcaaGCATTGGCAgagttgaatttaatttttgggTCACAAGGGATTCTGCACTTGCATTTTCTGAGTATTCAACTGCGCAGAAATGAAGTTGATTAGTTGTATCAGAAAGGGGATCTGCCTCTACTTCAAAATTCCCAGCCTCTTCATTTTCCAAAGCTTTTTTATCATCGGTACAAACAATTTCCTCGGATTTCACACATGGATTCAGACCTTCCATGTAAGGATCTGTAAAATTCAATCCTAACCTTACGGGGGTTATTTCTACGAGAGGTTCCTGCTCCACCTCAAAGAAGTCGCTGACAGGACAACTGTTGTAAAGCTCTGTTGTGTCGTTACTACCTTGGGCTTGATTGCAGTTAAGAGAAATGTCTCTAGCATCTTCTTGCTGTGGTTCGCAATAGCCTGGAAAACCAAATGGCATGATCGAAGAACTTTTATCATCTTTGGCCAATTCACGAGCACCTTGTACCTGACAACTGAGTACAGAAATGTCTCTCATGTCTTCCACTAGATCCCCAATAGAATTCCGTACACCATAAGGGATCTCAGTACCGGAATTGAGCTTCTCTCCCAAATCATCACCTTCACTGTCTTCAATGCCAGCATGTTCCTCAGTCACATCTTCCCCTATTTCTGCGTCACCAATAACAGGTGCTACAGTTGAAACCACAGGAATAGAACTGAAAAAGTTTCCATCAGTCGCCAGACCATGCTCCTGCTGCTGAAATTTATCCAAGGTCAAAGAAGCTCCAATGCCCCCCCCAGTTTCTAGCTCAAAATCATCCCAATCTTCCGACCCAAAAGCCACAGACGAACCCATAAGCAACGGATTCTCACCACCTACTTTCCCTTCCTCACCAAGCAACACATTCCTCCTAAAATACAAATTCTTCCTTTTCTCATCATCCGAACCACACCCACAAATGGAATCATCATCTTCCGAATATCCATATCTAGACGAACCCCCATCTTTACCTCCATCAAATCCCAAATCTACCTCTACATCCAACCCACTTTGACAATCTTCATTCTCTCCACAACCAACTCGACCCAAATCCCCTTTCCCAATCTCCCAAATCCTACTGTTCAATTCATTACTACTTGCTCCACAAATTCCCAACCTACCAGTCTCATTCTCTTCAAAACTGCCATCTAAACGATCAATAACCGAATTCAAAAGCTTTCTATCCTCCAAGTTCCTATTACCATCAAACCCAAAATCATCTAAACTTTTCAAAGACCCAAGATCAGACTCTATACAATCATTAAAAGAGGCTCCAAATGAGCTACTACAGCTAGGTGTGCCCATAACTGAATTGGCGCTGCAGTATCGCTCGAACTCCGATTCTCCGCATGAGGAATACTGTGACGGAGAGGCGTCACCACCGTCCGAATTGATAGAGTGGAACGGATCAGGCCCCCTGGAGATGGTGTCGTGGGTCCCCTCTCcatccataataaaaaaaactgattgtTACTGTTGTGGTGGATTGATTGATGTTGAAAACTTGATGAAAGGAAATGGAAGGAAGATGAGAGAGGAGAGCGAATTTGGAGTTTTGACAGAGAGACCGGAGAAGATGATTTTTCCAAACTGTTTTGTGAGAACGATTCAATTTTTAgactatatttattttgagtaagACAAATTAAATTCAGAAACTGTTGATTactactatatttttttcatgatttgtcatttactttttttttttttttttacactcaTTCGCTTCTTGAATAGAACAGTGAAAAATACaggtatattaaaatgaaaaaaatatatatattaaagttcatttacttaatgatttttttaaaaaaatctatttaaataaaaaaaattcagaaattatataaaaataatatattaataatgcaATTATCCTCACAAATAGTTATAAGAtggaactcaaaataaaaagtttattttcttagttgttttttttagaaggtattaaatattgtgttaatagttatttttaaaaatttatttttgataatatatCTAGTtagaaacaatatttattttcaaatatattaaaaagaaaaacctagtttatatatataacattttatGATGAAAAACAGTTATAGGAATttcacatttaatttattttattttattttatttatatctaattttcagtttgatgtaaatatattattgaaaagtatgtttaaaattgtttaaagtattttttattaagaaatatattaaaataatatttttttttatttttaataaattatttttaatatcagtatatcaaaatgatttaaaactatcaaaaaaaaatattaatttaaaaaaataaaagtattttaaattttttaaaaatatttttaaaatataaaaataaactaaacttaTTTTATCTCAAATATAGCCGGTCTAATTTGGAAAAAATACTTAATATCTCAGTTAGGTTTGGGTCAGTTTTCAAGATGAACATTCTAGTATTTACTATTTATACTCAACTTAAAACCCGAATTTAAACCCGATCAGCTCTAAAAGTTTCTTATTCATTCAGG belongs to Populus nigra chromosome 18, ddPopNigr1.1, whole genome shotgun sequence and includes:
- the LOC133678624 gene encoding uncharacterized protein LOC133678624 — its product is MDGEGTHDTISRGPDPFHSINSDGGDASPSQYSSCGESEFERYCSANSVMGTPSCSSSFGASFNDCIESDLGSLKSLDDFGFDGNRNLEDRKLLNSVIDRLDGSFEENETGRLGICGASSNELNSRIWEIGKGDLGRVGCGENEDCQSGLDVEVDLGFDGGKDGGSSRYGYSEDDDSICGCGSDDEKRKNLYFRRNVLLGEEGKVGGENPLLMGSSVAFGSEDWDDFELETGGGIGASLTLDKFQQQEHGLATDGNFFSSIPVVSTVAPVIGDAEIGEDVTEEHAGIEDSEGDDLGEKLNSGTEIPYGVRNSIGDLVEDMRDISVLSCQVQGARELAKDDKSSSIMPFGFPGYCEPQQEDARDISLNCNQAQGSNDTTELYNSCPVSDFFEVEQEPLVEITPVRLGLNFTDPYMEGLNPCVKSEEIVCTDDKKALENEEAGNFEVEADPLSDTTNQLHFCAVEYSENASAESLVTQKLNSTLPMLENNMKKASENAPGSVILYEDHSAVVKAENFELIEFYDEIVNEMEEILLDSGESPGARFPQGNHLFQPQLLLPLRDGGPTASTSGTNEAYPLITHPKRIDRVEVVGAKQKKGDVSLSERLVGVKEYTMYIIRVWSGKDQWEVERRYRDFHTLYRRLKSLFADQGWTLPSPWSSVEKESRKIFGNASPDVVSERSVLIKECLHSTIHSGFFSSPPSALVWFLCPQGSFPSSPAARMPVARSIFSNKGADAGNISTLGKTISLIVEIQPHKSTKQMLEVQHYTCAGCHKHFDDGMTLMQDFVQTLGWGKPRLCEYTGQLFCSSCHTNETAVLPARVLHYWDFNQYPVSHLAKSYLDSIHEQPMLCVSAVNPLLFSKVPALHHIMGVRKKIGTMLQYVRCPFRRTINKVLGSRRYLLESNDFFPLRDLIDLSKGAFAALPVMVETVSRKILEHITEQCLICCDVGVPCSARQACNDPSSLIFPFQEGEIERCASCGSVFHKPCFRKLTNCSCGTRLSADQVMESTNMLSRKASGFVLGRRSGSSLHLGLLSGLFSKAHPEKMKDEDTIILMGSLPTTSL